From Deltaproteobacteria bacterium, the proteins below share one genomic window:
- a CDS encoding ankyrin repeat domain-containing protein gives MDFTENKLLNYKDENGNTLLHLAVLESYDVFKKVLSKTECSEAKCVNTQNKEGDTPLHMAIKNNALDKIRDLVEAGAKTNIRNKSGLDAMALAKKEDEPDIIEYLESVMIAVYD, from the coding sequence ATGGACTTTACAGAAAATAAATTACTGAACTATAAAGACGAAAATGGAAACACGCTGCTGCATCTGGCAGTACTTGAAAGCTACGATGTTTTTAAAAAAGTATTGTCCAAAACAGAGTGTTCAGAAGCAAAATGTGTAAATACTCAAAACAAAGAAGGCGATACCCCTTTACATATGGCTATAAAAAACAACGCATTAGACAAGATCAGGGATTTAGTTGAAGCCGGGGCAAAAACTAATATCAGAAATAAATCCGGGTTAGACGCCATGGCACTGGCTAAAAAAGAAGACGAACCCGATATTATCGAGTATCTGGAAAGTGTCATGATTGCCGTCTATGATTGA
- the dcd gene encoding dCTP deaminase — MAIKSDRWIKKMAVELKMIEPFEEHQLSKGIISYGLSSYGYDIRIADEFKIFTNINTAIVDPKDFDKKSFVDYKGDVCIVPPNSFALGRSVEYFKIPRKIMTICVGKSTYARCGIITNVTPLEPEWEGYITLEISNTTPLPARIYANEGIAQILFFESDEICEISYKDRKGKYQGQKGITIPKV, encoded by the coding sequence ATGGCTATAAAATCGGACAGGTGGATTAAAAAAATGGCAGTTGAGTTAAAGATGATTGAACCCTTTGAGGAGCATCAGCTTTCAAAAGGTATAATATCTTACGGTTTATCATCTTATGGGTATGACATAAGGATTGCGGATGAGTTCAAGATCTTCACGAACATAAATACGGCAATAGTAGATCCAAAAGATTTTGATAAAAAATCATTTGTTGATTATAAAGGAGATGTTTGCATTGTACCGCCGAATTCTTTCGCTCTCGGCAGGTCGGTTGAATATTTTAAAATACCGAGAAAAATAATGACTATATGTGTTGGTAAATCAACCTATGCTCGTTGCGGAATAATTACGAATGTAACACCTCTTGAACCGGAATGGGAGGGTTACATAACATTGGAGATATCGAACACTACACCGCTTCCGGCGAGGATATATGCCAATGAAGGTATAGCCCAGATCCTGTTTTTTGAAAGTGATGAGATTTGTGAGATATCTTATAAAGACAGAAAGGGGAAGTACCAGGGGCAAAAGGGTATTACAATCCCAAAGGTTTAA
- the ruvX gene encoding Holliday junction resolvase RuvX encodes MVKEFVRILAIDFGNARIGLAVNDALGITAQGVGSINRTTIEKDIEVIKRTISSHHIKEIVVGMPYLLDGTKGKQAKRVEDFISELKKHIQLPIKEWDERYTTVRAEEILSEADVHWKKRKAIIDMLAATYILETYMEHLQSKK; translated from the coding sequence ATGGTAAAAGAGTTTGTGAGGATACTTGCAATTGATTTTGGTAATGCGCGGATAGGGTTGGCTGTAAATGATGCACTCGGAATAACTGCTCAGGGTGTGGGCAGCATAAATAGGACAACCATTGAAAAGGATATAGAGGTTATAAAGAGGACAATTAGCTCACATCATATCAAGGAAATTGTTGTTGGTATGCCGTATCTTCTTGACGGCACAAAAGGAAAACAAGCCAAAAGGGTTGAGGATTTTATTTCAGAACTCAAAAAACATATACAGCTACCCATCAAAGAATGGGATGAGAGATATACAACTGTTCGGGCAGAGGAAATACTTAGCGAGGCAGATGTCCATTGGAAAAAAAGAAAAGCGATCATAGATATGCTTGCTGCTACTTATATACTTGAAACATATATGGAGCATTTACAGAGCAAAAAATAG
- the metK gene encoding methionine adenosyltransferase has product MIMTNAYLFTSESVTEGHPDKLADQISDAVLDAMIKQDKHSRVACETLVTTGLAIVAGEITSKSLVSIPDLVRNVIKDVGYDDPDMGYDWRSCGILVSIKQQSPDIAMGVNKKNDKLGAGDQGMMFGFAIDETPTLMPAPIYYANALVKKLSEVRKHEVLPFLRPDGKSQITFEYKDGRPVEVKTVVIAAQHTPDVTTKKLKESIIEEVIKKVIPARLMSKNIKFFINPTGRFVVGGPHGDTGLTGRKIIVDTYGGFGRHGGGAFSGKDPSKVDRSGSYMARYIAKNIVAAGLAKKCEVQLAYAIGVPEPVSIMIDTFGTGKVEMDEIRRAVVKTFAMDPAGIIRELNLLEPIYRKTAAYGHFGRTEPGFTWEKIDKVKALQNEVGK; this is encoded by the coding sequence ATGATTATGACAAACGCGTATTTGTTTACTTCAGAGTCTGTAACAGAAGGGCATCCTGATAAACTTGCGGACCAGATATCCGACGCAGTTCTTGATGCTATGATTAAACAGGATAAACATTCAAGGGTCGCATGCGAGACACTTGTAACAACCGGGCTAGCAATTGTTGCGGGTGAAATCACATCAAAGTCACTTGTGTCCATACCTGATCTTGTAAGAAATGTGATAAAAGATGTGGGATACGATGATCCAGATATGGGTTATGATTGGAGGTCATGCGGTATTCTGGTATCGATAAAACAGCAATCACCCGATATAGCTATGGGCGTAAACAAGAAGAACGACAAGCTTGGAGCCGGAGATCAGGGTATGATGTTTGGTTTTGCAATAGATGAAACTCCAACACTTATGCCCGCACCTATATACTATGCAAATGCACTTGTTAAAAAGCTGTCTGAAGTAAGAAAACATGAGGTGCTTCCGTTCCTAAGACCGGACGGTAAATCACAGATAACGTTTGAATACAAAGATGGCAGACCGGTGGAGGTTAAGACGGTTGTTATAGCTGCGCAACATACGCCTGATGTTACAACGAAGAAATTAAAAGAATCCATTATTGAAGAGGTAATAAAAAAAGTAATTCCCGCCCGACTGATGAGTAAAAATATAAAATTTTTTATTAATCCAACAGGCAGGTTTGTAGTTGGAGGTCCCCACGGGGATACGGGACTTACAGGCAGAAAGATCATTGTTGATACTTATGGCGGATTTGGAAGGCATGGCGGCGGGGCATTCTCGGGCAAGGATCCATCGAAGGTGGATAGAAGCGGTTCATACATGGCGAGATACATAGCAAAAAATATAGTCGCAGCAGGACTTGCCAAAAAATGTGAAGTTCAGCTTGCTTACGCAATAGGCGTTCCAGAGCCTGTATCTATTATGATAGATACGTTCGGCACAGGAAAAGTAGAAATGGATGAGATACGTAGAGCCGTTGTCAAGACATTTGCAATGGACCCTGCAGGTATTATAAGGGAACTTAATCTGCTTGAGCCTATCTATAGAAAAACGGCTGCTTATGGCCATTTTGGCAGGACAGAACCAGGGTTTACATGGGAAAAGATAGATAAGGTAAAGGCCTTACAGAATGAGGTGGGTAAATGA